The Lacerta agilis isolate rLacAgi1 chromosome 5, rLacAgi1.pri, whole genome shotgun sequence genome has a segment encoding these proteins:
- the CFAP410 gene encoding cilia- and flagella-associated protein 410 isoform X1 yields MKLTRKVVLSRAKATDLSGVRKLNCWGSRISDISICRELPNIEVITFSANHISSLEPMNQCQNLMELYLRRNNIASLLELFHLKKLPRLRILWLSENPCCGPDPHRYRMTVLRNLPNLQKLDNRMVTEEELSHSLLEGEEITSPPAKLDVENVSQNSTTESSVTESTAENENEVMNFTLEETNKIREQLGMKPVAPREKFVSLCPRQMEGNQKKRNNILNAIMMLLEELDSDGLEVVHQTTGNKLQALQKKELHEDR; encoded by the exons ATGAAACTGACTCGTAAGGTGGTCCTGTCCCGGGCAAAGGCCACCGACCTCAGCGGCGTCCGCAAGCTAAACTGCTG gGGCAGCCGCATCTCAGAT ATTTCTATCTGCCGTGAGCTTCCCAACATCGAGGTGATCACGTTCAG TGCAAATCACATCTCCAGCCTGGAGCCAATGAACCAGTGCCAGAACTTAATGGAGCTTTATCTCAGGAGGAACAATATTGCAAGCCTCCTTGAGCTGTTCCACTTGAAGAAGCTGCCCCGTCTGAGAATCCTCTGGCTCTCTGAGAACCCGTGCTGTGGTCCTGATCCTCATCGCTATCGAATGACGGTGCTGCGCAACCTTCCGAATCTCCAGAAGCTTGACAATCGGA TGGTGACAGAGGAAGAACTGTCCCATTCCCTGCTGGAAGGGGAAGAGATAACGTCACCCCCGGCCAAATTGGATGTGGAAAACGTCTCCCAAAACTCCACCACTGAATCCAGTGTAACGGAGTCTACAGCAGAGAATGAAAATGAAGTCATGAACTTCACCTTGGAGGAGACAAA TAAAATCCGCGAGCAGCTTGGGATGAAGCCTGTTGCTCCGAGGGAGAAGTTTGTCTCCTTGTGCCCTAGGCAGATGGAGGGGAACCAAAAGAAAAGA AACAACATCCTCAATGCCATCATGATGCTCCTAGAAGAGCTTGATTCAGATGGACTAGAAGTTGTCCATCAAACAACTGGGAACAAGCTCCAAGCCTTGCAGAAGAAGGAACTCCATGAGGACCGATAG
- the CFAP410 gene encoding cilia- and flagella-associated protein 410 isoform X2, with translation MQELSISICRELPNIEVITFSANHISSLEPMNQCQNLMELYLRRNNIASLLELFHLKKLPRLRILWLSENPCCGPDPHRYRMTVLRNLPNLQKLDNRMVTEEELSHSLLEGEEITSPPAKLDVENVSQNSTTESSVTESTAENENEVMNFTLEETNKIREQLGMKPVAPREKFVSLCPRQMEGNQKKRNNILNAIMMLLEELDSDGLEVVHQTTGNKLQALQKKELHEDR, from the exons ATGCAGGAATTGTCA ATTTCTATCTGCCGTGAGCTTCCCAACATCGAGGTGATCACGTTCAG TGCAAATCACATCTCCAGCCTGGAGCCAATGAACCAGTGCCAGAACTTAATGGAGCTTTATCTCAGGAGGAACAATATTGCAAGCCTCCTTGAGCTGTTCCACTTGAAGAAGCTGCCCCGTCTGAGAATCCTCTGGCTCTCTGAGAACCCGTGCTGTGGTCCTGATCCTCATCGCTATCGAATGACGGTGCTGCGCAACCTTCCGAATCTCCAGAAGCTTGACAATCGGA TGGTGACAGAGGAAGAACTGTCCCATTCCCTGCTGGAAGGGGAAGAGATAACGTCACCCCCGGCCAAATTGGATGTGGAAAACGTCTCCCAAAACTCCACCACTGAATCCAGTGTAACGGAGTCTACAGCAGAGAATGAAAATGAAGTCATGAACTTCACCTTGGAGGAGACAAA TAAAATCCGCGAGCAGCTTGGGATGAAGCCTGTTGCTCCGAGGGAGAAGTTTGTCTCCTTGTGCCCTAGGCAGATGGAGGGGAACCAAAAGAAAAGA AACAACATCCTCAATGCCATCATGATGCTCCTAGAAGAGCTTGATTCAGATGGACTAGAAGTTGTCCATCAAACAACTGGGAACAAGCTCCAAGCCTTGCAGAAGAAGGAACTCCATGAGGACCGATAG